A window of Ipomoea triloba cultivar NCNSP0323 chromosome 2, ASM357664v1 contains these coding sequences:
- the LOC116009750 gene encoding zinc finger protein MAGPIE-like: MTEKEALLSSNALTTQTPIPAGSNPPCPPPKKKRNLPGNPDPEAEVIALSPKTLMATNRFLCEICGKGFQRDQNLQLHRRGHNLPWKLKQRSSKEVRKRVYVCPEKSCVHHHPSRALGDLTGIKKHYCRKHGEKKWKCEKCSKRYAVQSDWKAHSKTCGTREYRCDCGTVFSRKDSFITHRAFCDALAEETARVTAASNMQNAAAVAALGSNINYHFIGAAAPAIGPGMAAPPHFGSIFKPTIIGNDENMNPVRQGQLPLWMAAAPGQTTTSSQGQEFQSFVGSENPMVTTPLSSSGSFQLNWNNLVGNNKISTSNSNSTNNNNGEEMDGNHQSQVMSVPIPSLFSTQHRPHHHHHQTPSANMSATALLQKAAQIGATTSDPAFLGSLGLQVNNNNSNSNNNNQVVVQDNNNGNDNKFSGLYAATSISMVSSHLGSEMESHVQMYPSKRRHIQQNEGGGGGQTRDFLGVGVQSICHPSSINGWI, from the exons ATGACAGAGAAAGAAGCTTTACTCTCATCAAATGCTCTCACTACTCAAACCCCAATCCCTGCAGGATCCAATCCCCCTTGCCCTCCTCCTAAGAAAAAGAGAAACCTTCCAGGAAACCCAG ATCCAGAAGCTGAAGTGATTGCTTTATCGCCAAAGACGCTGATGGCAACTAACCGATTTCTGTGTGAAATTTGTGGGAAAGGGTTCCAGAGGGATCAGAATCTTCAGCTGCACAGAAGAGGGCATAATCTGCCATGGAAGCTGAAGCAAAGGAGCAGCAAAGAAGTGCGGAAGCGCGTGTACGTTTGCCCGGAAAAGAGCTGCGTCCACCACCACCCTTCCAGGGCTCTCGGCGACCTCACCGGAATCAAGAAACACTATTGCCGGAAACACGGCGAGAAGAAGTGGAAATGTGAGAAATGCTCTAAGCGCTACGCCGTTCAATCCGATTGGAAAGCCCACTCCAAGACTTGTGGGACTAGGGAATATAGATGCGACTGTGGGACTGTTTTCTCaag GAAAGATAGCTTCATAACACACAGGGCGTTTTGCGATGCATTAGCGGAAGAGACAGCGAGAGTTACAGCCGCGTCCAATATGCAAAAcgcggcggcggtggcggctCTAGGGAGTAACATCAACTACCACTTTATAGGAGCGGCGGCGCCGGCGATAGGGCCCGGAATGGCGGCGCCGCCACATTTTGGTTCCATTTTCAAGCCAACAATAATAGGCAACGATGAAAACATGAATCCAGTGAGACAAGGGCAGCTGCCGCTGTGGATGGCGGCGGCTCCGGGGCAGACGACAACATCGTCCCAAGGTCAAGAGTTCCAATCTTTTGTTGGTTCGGAGAATCCTATGGTCACTACTCCGCTTTCCTCGTCCGGCAGTTTTCAGTTGAACTGGAATAATCTCGTTGGGAACAACAAGATTAGTACCTCAAACTCAAACAGTACTAATAACAATAATGGTGAGGAGATGGATGGGAATCATCAGTCACAGGTTATGAGTGTTCCAATTCCATCCTTGTTTAGCACCCAACACCggcctcatcatcatcatcatcaaacgCCTTCTGCAAACATGTCGGCCACGGCCTTGTTGCAGAAGGCTGCTCAGATTGGAGCCACCACGAGTGACCCTGCATTCCTAGGAAGCCTAGGATTGCAggtcaacaacaacaatagcaacagcaacaacaacaaccaggTTGTCGTTCAAGACAACAACAATGGGAATGACAACAAGTTTTCAGGATTATATGCAGCAACCTCAATCTCAATGGTTTCTAGTCATCTCGGGAGTGAAATGGAGAGCCATGTTCAGATGTACCCTTCCAAGCGTCGACACATACAACAGAatgaaggaggaggaggagggcaaactagggatttcttggGAGTTGGAGTACAGTCAATCTGCCACCCTTCATCAATCAACGGATGGATATGA
- the LOC116011091 gene encoding uncharacterized protein LOC116011091, which produces MDAKSLAKSKRAHSLHHSKKHQQHHSSKGAPSVPGAPTGDKKQSGKQVKEKPVQVHGSRGLPSNWDRYVEEGEEEYGFDSENMVPQDSVSKVATDVVAPKSKGADYAYLISEAKAQSLYSSQSVPLFNDVLHDFYQGHGPLLSVKGQSIASWISDDNFGSEDKGPPPDEASFLSLNLHTLAEQLAKATLSERLFIEPDLLPPELCTEELQKLSENEQAKNKAGVAEEVFDSLAHGNQFVRSPSNTAGTSTSSSTSTRDEILQAKGIGQTDLPRYTPEINVNTAAKKPAQFEVANAEAELDMLLGSFAETKFLESNRVTEESWDNSFLTQNDVSSSFSERGSLSQKVPSRSDVTDPDPGLGGSVARDMKLDDIVDDLLRETSILTNKNEGSLADETRSAFRNTPSSSNPVTKSKLTDDFDSWFDTI; this is translated from the exons ATGGATGCAAAATCATTGGCGAAATCGAAAAGAGCTCATTCGTTACATCATAGTAAGAAGCATCAGCAACATCATTCGTCCAAGGGTGCCCCTTCTGTCCCTGGTGCGCCTACTGGTGATAAGAAACAAAGTGGAAAACAAGTTAAGGAAAAACCTGTACAGGTACATGGTTCTAGGGGACTTCCTTCAAATTGGGATCGTTATGtcgaagaaggagaagaagagtaTGGGTTTGATTCTGAGAATATGGTCCCTCAAGATAGTGTGTCTAAGGTTGCTACGGATGTTGTTGCGCCGAAAAGTAAGGGGGCAGACTATGCTTACTTGATTTCTGAGGCCAAGGCTCAGTCTCTGTATTCTTCACAGAGTGTTCCCCTGTTCAATGATGTTCTACATG atttctaTCAGGGGCATGGTCCATTGCTTTCTGTTAAAGGGCAAAGCATAGCATCATGGATCAGTGATGACAATTTTGGGTCAGAAGATAAAGGGCCTCCTCCAGATGAG GcatcttttctctctctcaattTGCACACTCTTGCAGAACAACTTGCAAAAGCAACTCTATCAGAAAGGCTTTTCATTGAACCTGATTTACTACCTCCAGAACTG TGCACAGAGGAATTGCAAAAGCTTAGTGAGAACGAACAGGCTAAAAATAAGGCTGGAGTGGCTGAGGAAGTTTTTGATTCATTAGCTCATGGCAATCAGTTTGTTAGAAGTCCATCTAATACAGCTGGCACCAGCACCAGCAGCAGTACTAGTACGAGGGATGAGATATTGCAAGCAAAAGGAATAGGACAAACTGATTTGCCGAGGTACACTCCCGAAATCAATGTGAACACTGCTGCTAAGAAACCAGCACAATTCGAGGTAGCCAATGCAGAGGCAGAGCTTGACATGCTTCTCGGCTCATTTGCTGAAACAAAGTTTCTCGAGTCCAACAGAGTAACAGAGGAATCATGGGATAATTCTTTTTTGACACAAAATGATGTTTCATCCTCATTTTCAGAAAGGGGTTCATTGAGTCAAAAGGTTCCTTCTAGATCAGATGTAACAGACCCAGACCCAGGGTTGGGTGGAAGTGTGGCGAGGGATATGAAGCTTGACGATATTGTTGATGATCTACTCAGAGAAACATCCATTCTGACAAACAAAAACGAGGGATCACTGGCTGATGAGACAAGATCTGCTTTTCGCAATACCCCCTCTTCCTCAAACCCTGTCACCAAGTCTAAACTTACTGATGACTTTGATTCATGGTTTGACACAATATAA
- the LOC116010648 gene encoding glutaredoxin-C9-like, whose amino-acid sequence MQEAIPYKTWLTMPRDKPAVVGKQSSPLMNKAGGSSSSIYEGVKEEKDGAKNMVTENAVVVFGRRGCCMVHVVRRLLQVLGVNPVVTEIDEEAEKEVIEELESIAGDRTEKGLQFPAVFIGGRLFGGLERIMAAHISGELTPVLKHAGALWL is encoded by the coding sequence ATGCAAGAAGCAATTCCGTACAAAACATGGCTAACAATGCCAAGAGACAAGCCTGCAGTGGTGGGCAAACAATCGTCGCCGTTGATGAACAAAGCCGGCGGTTCTTCATCGTCGATCTACGAGGGCGTTAAGGAAGAGAAAGACGGGGCGAAGAACATGGTTACGGAGAACGCGGTGGTGGTGTTTGGGCGGCGGGGGTGTTGCATGGTCCACGTGGTGAGGCGGTTGCTACAAGTGCTGGGGGTCAACCCTGTGGTCACCGAGATTGACGAGGAGGCTGAGAAGGAGGTGATTGAGGAGCTGGAGTCGATTGCCGGTGACCGGACGGAGAAGGGGTTGCAGTTTCCGGCGGTGTTCATCGGTGGCCGGTTGTTTGGGGGGTTGGAACGGATTATGGCGGCACATATTTCCGGCGAGTTGACTCCGGTATTGAAACATGCTGGGGCCTTGTGGCTGTGA